From Camelina sativa cultivar DH55 chromosome 7, Cs, whole genome shotgun sequence, one genomic window encodes:
- the LOC104700846 gene encoding transcription factor TGA4-like: MPIISSSETFTSFFNDWLLRHRQLIQQLAHFDDETTSVTPVEEESLVTQFLSHCLQYYQEKSAAVSVAGDDIYDFFSPPWLSSCEKLILWIGGFKPGMVFKLITTSVNDLTCQQKDQLESIRLETKRRERALMGRFAHLQQSVGDPLLLVPFKRIGASRLGEREQSKMEEAMEVLKREMKEAMKNADQLRCVTVRKVVEVLNPGQAIKLLRAAGEFYFKLRDLGVQIETLL, from the coding sequence ATGCCAATCATCAGCAGCTCTGAAACCTTTACGAGCTTCTTCAATGACTGGCTTCTCCGTCACAGGCAACTCATCCAACAACTTGCACACTTTGATGATGAAACCACCAGTGTAACTCCGGTAGAAGAAGAATCTCTTGTCACCCAGTTTCTCTCTCACTGTCTCCAATACTACCAAGAGAAATCAGCTGCCGTGTCCGTCGCGGGAGATGACATATACGATTTCTTCTCCCCACCATGGCTCAGCTCATGCGAGAAACTCATCCTTTGGATCGGGGGTTTCAAGCCAGGTATGGTTTTTAAACTCATAACCACTTCTGTTAACGACCTTACATGCCAGCAGAAAGACCAACTTGAGAGCATACGGTTAGAGACTAAACGGAGGGAGAGAGCTTTGATGGGAAGGTTCGCACATCTACAACAGAGTGTGGGGGATCCACTTCTGTTGGTTCCATTTAAGCGCATCGGAGCTTCGAGACTTGGCGAAAGAGAGCAGTCAAAAATGGAGGAGGCAATGGAGGTTTTGAAGAGGGAGATGAAGGAGGCAATGAAAAACGCTGATCAGCTCCGGTGTGTTACGGTTAGGAAAGTGGTAGAGGTTCTGAATCCAGGGCAGGCGATCAAGCTGCTTAGAGCCGCGGGAGAGTTTTATTTCAAGTTGAGAGATTTAGGTGTTCAGATAGAAACATTACTTTGA